ATGCcctgccatgatgatgatgacgagaTTGAAAAGGACTACATGAAGAATAGCTACAATGTTTACTTGTGTTGTTTTAAAAGCTTAGACATGAATAAACTCAAACTCTCGCTTGTATGAAGTCTGTGATGTCTTACATAAGCTAGATCTATCAGCTGTTGTGTATCCGTGCTCTCCACAAACATGTAGGCCTAGGGTTTTTCAACAAtgtgttttttcttatgttgGGCAAGACTTGACCGGACAGcggtcctgtacccacactccccacacatgtagggtttctcaccggtgtgttttgccatGATGTGTGTGTCTAAAGTGCCTTTCTGtgcggcagaatagtcacacaggtcacatttgTGAGCTTTCTCGCCGGTGTGATTTTTCATATGTCGGGCGAGGGCGTTTctgtgagctgtcctgtacccgcactcctcacacatgtagggcttctcaccggtatgcTTTACCATCATGTGGTTGTCTAGATAAGacttccgtgcagcagaatagtcacaaagGTCACATTTGTGAGGTTTATGACCAGTGTGTTTTCTCCTATGTGTGTGTAGACTAGAAAGATCAGCCATCTTGTacccgcactcctcacacatgtacggTTTTTCATCTGTATGTCTTGCCCGGATGTGTCGTTCTAAACCCTCTTTTCGtttagcagaatagtcacactgatcacacttaaAAACCCTTGACTGTGCTCTAATGTGACTGACCATATGAGACTTAGAAGTTGTTCTGAAATCGCACACTTTACACGTGTAGGGATTCTCACCAGTTGTATGATTTGCCAATATGTGCCGGGCTAAGATGTGTAGATTTGTCAccgaatagtcacacaggtcacagttgTGATCtatctcaccggtgtgttttttCTTATGTCTGGACAACCCTGATCGGTAAGCTgatctgtatccacactccttacacatgaagggtttctcattCTCATCAAAGTGTTTAGTCTTGACGCGTTGGTCTAAAATATCTTTCTGTTCAATAGAGACTTCCTCAGGCTGGGTACGGTTTTCCCCACACCTTTCCTCGCTTAGAACATCTTGTTGCCGTCCCGTGTCTGCTGACTGGTCCTCACCGTTGTTAGTCATGCTTCCAGTATGACGTGTTGCTATGTTTAAGTCGCACGTTTCCTGGCCCTGACTGTGCATTTTCTGGAATAGTTCATCTTCTTTTCCATTCTTCTGCCACCCTGTGTCTTCTAGTTCTACCTCATTGTCTTCAATGTGCATCTCGTTCGCAGTTTGTTCCTTAGGAAGCTTTTCACTGGGGGGTCCACATGCACGGGCAGActcctgtgagaatttgctctTGTGCATTTTACGCCAACATAGATAAAGTTCTCCAAACGTTAACAGTGATTTATGTCAAATTGTTGGCAAATTTCTCAACAAGATGCTGCTGAAAACGGCACGATGTTAACATTTGGGGATAAGCTGAGGCAAGTCTGAGAGTGCGGACATGCTCATGCGCTCCCATCCATTAACAGTGGAGTATAGTCGGTGGCGGGTaaccaaattctcacagggtCTATGGAGTGAGTTTTGCCGTGACATGTTGACCAGTCCGTCCCTAAAACAGAAGTAAAGCATTAGAAATATAATTAGGAAGTGTAGAAGCTATgtggtagtctccaagcagacatgtcAACTAGTTGAAGAGAAGTAATGAAATCTGGcgaaataacgttaaatttcCATGGGATTTCGGTCACTGTCTTTTTGGAGTCTAtccgccggccggtcagttTACTCCTAGTCCTAGGACAATTAACTACTATattactaggcttttattcctaacttgtcCAAAGTCCCCTATTGCTATTTGGCAAGAAGGGAGTCTGATACAAGCTAGGAATCCACACTTGGCAACTTTCGTGAACAGCACACGCATAATAAATAATTAGTTACAGCGCCCCCTCCCCATCAATGCCGATCTCACATGCACTTCTATTTCTGATTTGCCGCTGAGAAGCATCAACCAGGTAGCGTCAATGATAACGGAGGGTCTTACCAGTAGGTTTATGGCGAGTAGCGATCTCCGCGACGTCTGGAATTGTGCAAAAAATGCGAGAGGAGACAATGAGCTTTCTCTTCACAGAGGTCAACCGAAATGGCGGACAGCCAAGCTAAAAGGTCAGAGCAAAGGTGAGAGGTCACCAACCTGATACTCAGTTCAATATGGGTCAAAACAAAGTTCGCCACATAACGCTTTGCCTTTGTTGGTATGGGCTTGGCAAAGGTGTGATGTACGGGAGACACCACTTTTGAAtaaattctctctctctctcttttcatCACACGTGATGACTGAATAAAAGCGGCAAACTCTTGGGTTTCTAACTTTCGAGGTTTTTAATAGTGGAAGTAGTGGCTTCTGACTTTATTAAAGCTAGTTACCTCATTTAAGTTCTccgtaataaaaaaaaagattggtcTGT
The sequence above is drawn from the Branchiostoma floridae strain S238N-H82 chromosome 17, Bfl_VNyyK, whole genome shotgun sequence genome and encodes:
- the LOC118404329 gene encoding gastrula zinc finger protein XlCGF8.2DB-like, translated to MHKSKFSQESARACGPPSEKLPKEQTANEMHIEDNEVELEDTGWQKNGKEDELFQKMHSQGQETCDLNIATRHTGSMTNNGEDQSADTGRQQDVLSEERCGENRTQPEEVSIEQKDILDQRVKTKHFDENEKPFMCKECGYRSAYRSGLSRHKKKHTGEIDHNCDLCDYSVTNLHILARHILANHTTGENPYTCKVCDFRTTSKSHMVSHIRAQSRVFKCDQCDYSAKRKEGLERHIRARHTDEKPYMCEECGYKMADLSSLHTHRRKHTGHKPHKCDLCDYSAARKSYLDNHMMVKHTGEKPYMCEECGYRTAHRNALARHMKNHTGEKAHKCDLCDYSAAQKGTLDTHIMAKHTGEKPYMCGECGYRTAVRSSLAQHKKKHIVEKP